In the bacterium SCSIO 12741 genome, CGTTTACATACATGTCTCCATGCTTAGCCAATTTTCCTGCGAAGTCAACGTCTCCTTTTTTCTCCTCATCGTAGAACCTAAGATTTTCTAAAAGCAGAATTTCTCCAGGCTTCAAATTAGCCGAAAGCGATTCAGCTTCTTCTCCAATGCAGTCTGTCGCGAATTTTACTTCCACTCCGGTCAGCTCAGAAAGCGGAGCAACTAAGTGACTCAAAGAGAACTTATTCTCCGGACCATTTTTTGGCCGCCCCAGGTGGGACATCAATACCAGGGATCCGCCTTGTTCCAAAATCCAATTAATGGTTGGCAGTGCAGCTCGCATTCGAGTGTCATCGGTTACCACAAAATCATCGTTCAGAGGAACGTTAAAATCCACACGGGTAAGAACTCTCTTGCCCTTTACATCAAAATCTTTTACTGTTTTCATGTTCCTGGTATTATGTCCAAAGGCAAATATAAAATCCATTACCGAATCGCAGCGGAGAAATTAGGGTTTCAAAGCGCAATTGGGTTACTTTTGGCCCGATCATGAAATGGACAGATGTTATCGGTCAGGAGGTGGTTAAAAAACACCTCTTGGATGCGCTTCACCATGGACGCATACCCCATGCGCAGTTGTTCATTGGCCCTGAGGGAAGTGGCGCGCTTCCATTGGCACTTGCCTATGCAAGATCTATTCTTTGTCAGCTTAAAAATGGCGAATGGTTGGATGAGGAAATCACTTCTTCGGCCTACAAATTGGATAAGTACGTCCACCCCGACCTTCATTTTGTGTTTCCGGTCAATAAATCGGATACGGTAAAAACAAGCCATCCCACATCGGATAATTTTATTGCTGCCTGGAGGGAAAGCCTCTTGGAAAATCCTTACCACAACCTTACCGATTGGTACGAAACGATGGGTATTGGCAACAAGCAAGGATTGATCGGAGTGCATGAGAGTGTGGAGATCCTGAAGAAGCTGAGCCTCAAACCCTACGAAGGGGAATACAAGGTGATGATTATCTGGATGATGGAGAACATGAATGTTCAGACAGCTAACAAGTTGCTGAAGATTTTGGAAGAACCGCCCGAGAAGACGGTTTTTATCCTGATCGCCGAAGATGGAGATCAAATTTTGCCCACGATTACTTCCCGGACTCAATTGGTCAAAGTTCCCCGATTGCAAAATTCCGATTTGGAAGAGGCTCTAATCTCAAGGCATCAGTTGCCGGCCGCCAATGTAAAAGAAGTGGTTCGTCTGGCAGAAGGAAATTACCATCGAGCCCTGGCTTTGATCAACCACGATGAGCACAACAACCGCAACCGGGAAGAATTTATTCATTGGATGCGTCTTTGCTTTGCTCGGAAACCCCATGAAATTCTCAATTGGATTGACGGAATTAGTCGCCAAAACCGGGAAAGTCTGAAAACCTTCTTTGAATATGGCCTGCACCTCTTTCGCGAATGCCTCATGATGAACTTCGGTGCACCCGAACTCGTTCACTTGGAAGGCGAAGAACTGGCTTTCGCCAAAAAGTTTTGCCTCTACATCAACCAGGCCAATTGCCAGGGATTGATCGAAGAATTTGAATTGGCTATTCGGGATGTGCAGCGCAATGCGAATACCAAAATCCTCTTTTACGACCTCTCCATACACATCATGAAGTTGTTGAGAGTGAAGGCCTAATTCCCGAGCTTTAAGGAATAAAATTTCCCATTACCCTTTCATCCTCAGGCTCCAAATTTTCGGTAAGGCTTATTCGAAATTCCTTCTTGAACGCACGTTTCGCTTTACCCGACCATTTTCTTTAGTTTTGTTGTAATTGTTGAACCAAAGATTCACCGCGGAAAGCCAAGGGGAAGACCTCATTCACGAAGTACCGGCTCCGGTGAACAAAATATAAAAGGAAATAATTCATGGGATGTGGTAGTTGTTCCGGTGGAGCATGCCAATCGACTCCCGCTGGTTGCGGGAATAAGGGATTTTGTGCCACTGGAGGGTGCAATAAGCTCGAAGTTTTCGATTGGCTCGCTGGCATGGAAATTCCTGGAAACCAATCTCGTATCGTGGAAGTTCGTTTTAAGAACACCCGCAAAGAATTCTACCGGTATCCAGCCGATGTTGACCCCAAAGTGGGCGACAATGTATTGGTAGAAGCGAATTTTGGAAGCGATATTGGTACCGTTTCATTGACCGGAGAATTGGTCCGGATTCAAATGGCCAAAAAAGGCGTTAAAGGCAATTTCAAAAGCCTGAATAGCATTCGTCGAATTGCCAGCCAAAAAGACCTCGATACATGGGCAAAAGCCCGTGACAAAGAATACGAGACTATGATTCGCGCTCGTAAGTTGGCCATGGAACTCATGTTGGATATGAAAATATCAGATGTGGAGTACCAGGGTGATGGCACCAAAGCGACTTTTTACTACACCTCCGACGGTCGTGTAGATTTCCGTGAATTGATAAAAGTATTCGCCAGTTCCTTTAAGGTTCGGGTAGAAATGAAGCAGATTGGCGCTCGACAAGAGGCCGGTCGAGTGGGTGGTATTGGTAGCTGTGGCCGCGAATTGTGCTGCTCTACCTGGCTAACCGATTTTAGAACGGTATCCACCAGTGCAGCTCGATACCAGCAACTGGCCATCAACCCAATGAAGTTGGCTGGGCAATGCGGTAAACTAAAATGCTGTCTCAATTACGAACTCGACAGCTACATGGACGCCCTCAGCGAATTTCCGCAAGGTGATATTAAGCTGAAAACCCGTAAAGGTGACGCCGTCCTTCAAAAGACCGATATTTTCAAAAAAGTACTTTGGTTTATTTACCTGCAAGAACCCGCCATTTTCCATCCTGTAACCCTTGACCGGGTAAAGGAAATCATGGAAATGAATCGCCGGGGCAAAGAACCTGAAGACCTCAAAGACTTCCACCAAGCAGAGGTAGAACGTCAACCCGATTTCGAAAATGTAGTTGGGCAAGACGATCTCAAGCGTTTTGACAAGCAGAAAAGAAACAAAGGTAAAGGTGGCCGCAATCGAAAAGGCGCCGGATCATCAGGTGGGAAGCAACAACAAGCTCGTGCTCAAAAAGGAGGAAACAAACCCGGAAACAAAAAAGGGAACAACTCCAATCAGCGCGGACCAAAAAGTCAGAACAATAGTCAAGGTAACCGCCCGAAGAATCAAGCCAAGAATCAGAATAAGAATCAAGGCAAGAACCAAGGTGGAGGAAATAAAAACCAGGGCGGAAACAACCGAAACAAAGGTCCTAAGGCCACTAATAATTCCAATCAGGGATCTCGGCCAAAAAGACAAGGAAGCCCAAAGAAGAAGCCTAATAACCCTCAAGCGAAGAAATAATATGCGCTATCTCTGGATGCTTGTTTTACCCGCGGCCCTATTCTTGAGCTCTTGCGACAGTAAGCGTTTGTATGAAGAGAACCAGGAAATCCCCGAATCGACTTGGGATGTGGCGAATCGCCCCTACTTTGAAGTAGAGATTCAGGATACCTTGGCGAAGTATAACCTCTATTTCAATCTTCGCAACAGCAAGGCATATCGATACCGCAACTTATACACGTTTTTTAAGACCACTTATCCGGGCGGAAAACAGGAACTGGATACCTTTCAATTCATTTTGGCCGATCCGTCCGGAAAATGGTACGGAGAAGGCTTGTCGGACATGGTGAACAACCAGATCATGTTTCAGCGACAGATTCAATTCCCCAATCGGGTACTTACCGCTTTGAAGTGGAGCAAGGTATGCGTGAAGCCAAGTTGGATGGTATCTATGATGTTGGCCTTCGGGTGGAAAAAGCCGAGTAGAACAACCTTCAATATTCAGGTTGAATTTTCAACTTTCAATGTTGTTGATTGAGAATTGAACTTGAAAATTGACCATTAAAAAACCCCTTCCGGAAACCGAAAGGGGTTTTTCTATTATTCCTATTATTTACACCTTAGCCTTTCAATGCTTCTGCACCACCAACGATCTCAAGGATCTCAGTAGTAATCGCCGCCTGACGAGCTTTGTTGTAAGTCAATTTAAGTTCGGATAGCATATCAGATGCGTTATCCGTTGCTTTGTGCATGGCCGTCATACGCGCACCGTGCTCAGAAGCGTTAGAATCCAATAGAGCTTTGTAGAAAGAAGTTTTCAAGGCACTTGGAATCAAGTCAGCCAACAACTCTTCCTGATCGGGCTGGAAGATGTAATCTACTTCATGTGAAGCATCTTCTTCTTCCATAGGAGAAACGGGTAGAACCTTTTCAACAGTTGTGATTTGAGTCGCCGCATTTTTAAAACGGTTGTACACCACAACTACTTCATCAAATTCTCCAGCCGCAAAAGCATCCATAATGGGCTCAAAACGAGATGCAGCATTTTCGTAAGATAGGTCATCATAAATCTGAGCATTGTTCTCAGGATTTCCCAAACTTCCACCTGCATACATCCATTCTGATTTCTTGAACCAGTCGTAAGCCTTCTTTCCAAAAGGGAAAAGAGTTACTTGAGCGTCCGAATAATCGTTCTCAATCAACTTCGTTACCCCTTTAATCACGTTTGCATTAAAAGCCCCACAAAGTCCACGATTGGAGTTAATAGGGATCAACAATACGCGTTTTACAGGACGATCTACCACCAATGGGTTCTCCATATCAGCCATGGTTCCAGCCAGGTGAGAAAGCATCTCTTCCAACTTACTGGCGTAAGGACGCATTTGCGTGATTTTGTCCTGGGCTTTTTTCAATTTGGCCGCCGATACCATTTTCATGGCAGAGGTAATCTGCATGGTCGAATTCACCGAGGTGATTCTGGTCCGGGTTTCCTTCAAACTGGGCATAATCGAAAAATATATAGGGGTCCCACTCTAGGAGCAGGACCTCTTGGGTTTATTAATCTTCTTTGTACTTAGCTGAAAGATCAGCTGCAACTTTTTCAAGTGTATCGGTAATCTCTTCAGAGATCTTTCCGCTCTTCAATTGTTCCAACACACTGTTGTGCTTGTCTTGCAAGAAGTTCAAGTATTCAACTTCAAATTCTTTGATTCGGCTCACAGGTACGTTAGACAACAATCCTTTAGTACCGCAGTAGATGATCGCAATTTGGTTTTCAACCGACATTGGCGCATTTTCTCTCTGCTTAAGGATTTCCACGTTACGCTTACCTTTTTCAAGTACTTGAGTGGTAGCAGCATCAAGGTCAGAACCAAACTTGGCAAAGGCCTCAAGCTCACGGTACTGAGCTTGATCCAGCTTCAAGGTACCAGCTACTTTCTTCATGGACTTAATCTGAGCAGAACCCCCTACACGTGATACAGAGATACCTACGTTAATCGCAGGACGTACACCTGATAGGAACAAGTCAGACTCCAAGAAGATCTGTCCGTCAGTAATCGAAATTACGTTGGTAGGAATATACGCAGAAACGTCACCAGCCTGAGTTTCGATAATTGGAAGTGCAGTCAAAGATCCTCCCCCTTTTACCAAAGGACGAAGTGCTTCAGGAAGGTCATTCATTTGAGCAGCAATTGCATCATCCTTGATCACTTTTGCAGCTCTTTCCAACAAACGTGAGTGAAGGTAGAATACATCCCCTGGGTAAGCCTCACGTCCTGGAGGACGTCTCAAAAGAAGAGATACCTCACGGTAAGATACAGCCTGCTTAGACAAATCATCATAAACGATCAATGCAGGACGTCCAGTATCACGGAAAAACTCACCGATCGCAGCACCAGCAAATGGAGCGTAGAACTGCATTGGAGCAGGGTCAGAAGCGTTAGCCGCAACTACAGTGGTGTATGCCATTGCACCAGCGTCTTCCAATTTCTTTACAATCTGCGCAACGGTAGAAGCCTTCTGGCTACAAGCTACGTAGATACAGTATACTGTTTCTCCACGATCGTGGAATTCTTTCTGGTTAATGATGGTATCGATTGCAACCGTAGTCTTACCAGTCTGACGGTCACCGATAATCAACTCACGCTGACCTCTACCAATTGGAATCATCGCATCGATCGCTTTGATACCAGTCTGCATCGGCTCGTTTACCGGCTGACGGTAGATTACCCCAGGAGCTTTACGCTCGATAGGCATTTCGTAAGTAGTTCCTTCGATAGGTCCTTTACCATCAATTGGAGCACCCAAAGCGTCAACAACACGCCCAACAATACCTTCACCTACATTAATAGAGGCAATACGGTTTGTTCTTTTTACGGTATCTCCTTCTTTAATACCAGTAGAAGGTCCTAACAATACAGCACCTACGTTGTCTTCTTCCAGGTTCAGTACGATCCCTTGCAACCCGTTGTTAAACTCGATAAGCTCACCAGCCTGAACGTTGTTCAATCCGTAGATACGTGCAATACCATCTCCAACTTGAAGTACGGTACCCACTTCTTCCAGTTCAGTTTCCGATTTAAAACCGGCCAATTGTTCTCTAAGAATAGCCGATACTTCTGCAGGTTTTAATTCCGCCATGATTACTGTTTATTTAGTAGGGCAGGACCCTTACATTTTTACGATATAATCTTCGTTCGTTAATTTATTTCTTATTTCTCTCAATTGTCTGGCAACTGAAGCATCCACTTGGATGTCACCAATGCGTAATTTCAAGCCACCGATTAGTTCTGCGTCAACATCTTCAAGGATTTCAACCTCGTTGCTGTCAAGAGCACCAACTACACCGCGAATTCTCTGACGGAAATCATCATCCATTGGGATGGCGGTAGTAACCTGAGCCGAAACAATTTTGTTTTCTGCCTTGTAAAGCTCCATGTAAGCCACAGCTATCTGCTGCAACAAGCTCTCCCGATTATTCTTGGTGAGCAAGCTTACAAATCCATTGAGCAATTCACCGAATGAACCGGCGAAGATGGTTTGAAGAATAGAGATCTTCTTATCTTTCTGAACAACCGGGCTACTAAGCAAAATGCGCAAATCACGATTTTCTTCAGCCACCTTAGCTACTTGCTGCAGCTGCTGAAAAACCGCTTGTTGCTCACCACGCTCCATAGCGAGGAAAAGCAATGATTTGGCATATCTCCGGGCGACCTTACTGGCAACCATAATTAGTTCAATTTGATTTCGGCTACCAAGTCGTTAGCCAATTGTTTCTGACGAGCTTCGGAAGACAATTCTTCGCGCAACACTTTTTCAGCTACTTGCAAGGCCAACTCAGTTACCTGATTTTTAACCTCAGCCATGGCAGCTGCTTTTTCGGTTTGAATAGCATCACGTGCAGAAGAAATCATTTTATCAGCTTCTTCTTTGGCTGCACCTTTCGCTTCCGAAACGATTTTGTCGCGAGTTTCCCGGGCTTCTTTTAGCATAACGTCTCTTTCAGCACGAGCTTCTTTAAGCAGTACTTCATTTTGAGCCGACAATGCAGACATTTCTTCACGGGCCTTATCTGCAGCTTGCAATGCATCGCGAATAGAATCTTCACGATCTTTAACTGCATTAAGAATAGGTCTCCAGGCAAATTTGGCCAACAAAAACATCAGGATCAAAAAGACCAAAGTGGTCCAAACCATCAATCCTAAGTCCGGTGTTACTAATGGGTTCATCTGTATATCTTGTTTCTGTTTTTTATCAAAAAGCAACACTCTCCCGCAACCAACCGTTACGGGAGAATGTTAAATAACCAATTAACCAGCAACCAAGAAGGAAACTACCACTGCGAACAGGGCAACACCTTCAACAAGAGCTGCGGCAATAATCATGTTAGTTTGGATTTTAGAAGTTTGCTCAGGCTGACGTGCAATAGCGTCCATTGCAGATCCACCGATTCTTCCGATACCCATACCTGCACCAATTACGGCCAGTCCGGCTCCGATTGCTGCGATTCCAGGAATTGTCATGATAGATTAATTATATAGTTATACAAATTATTTACTTAATTAATGATGATCTTGAGTTGCCTGTCCAATAAACAAAGCAGTCAACATGGTGAAAATATAGGCCTGCAACGCAGCAACCAACAATTCCAATGTTGAGATAAACAAAGTCATCGGCACGGATAGTCCAGCCCATCCGATACTATTCTTTACAAAGATGATGGCGATCAAGGAAAGCACGATAATGTGACCTGCAGTGATGTTTGCAAACAAACGAATCATAAGAGCGGCAACCTTAATAAAGATACCTGCAACTTCAATCGGCACCAAAATGATGTACAATGGAATCTTGGCAACTAAAGGCATGCTGCTCCCCATAGGATCAAACAAGTGCCCCCAATAGTGCTTGTTTCCAGATACATTAATAATGATAAAGGAGAATAATCCGAGAACAACAGTTACCGAAATATTTCCTGTTAGGTTCGCTCCACCTGGGAAGAAAGGAATCAATCCCATCAAGTTGTTTACCCAGATAAAGAAGAATACAGTCAAAAGGAATCCGATGAATTTTCTGTGCTTA is a window encoding:
- a CDS encoding DNA polymerase III subunit delta'; protein product: MKWTDVIGQEVVKKHLLDALHHGRIPHAQLFIGPEGSGALPLALAYARSILCQLKNGEWLDEEITSSAYKLDKYVHPDLHFVFPVNKSDTVKTSHPTSDNFIAAWRESLLENPYHNLTDWYETMGIGNKQGLIGVHESVEILKKLSLKPYEGEYKVMIIWMMENMNVQTANKLLKILEEPPEKTVFILIAEDGDQILPTITSRTQLVKVPRLQNSDLEEALISRHQLPAANVKEVVRLAEGNYHRALALINHDEHNNRNREEFIHWMRLCFARKPHEILNWIDGISRQNRESLKTFFEYGLHLFRECLMMNFGAPELVHLEGEELAFAKKFCLYINQANCQGLIEEFELAIRDVQRNANTKILFYDLSIHIMKLLRVKA
- a CDS encoding gliding motility lipoprotein GldH; the protein is MRYLWMLVLPAALFLSSCDSKRLYEENQEIPESTWDVANRPYFEVEIQDTLAKYNLYFNLRNSKAYRYRNLYTFFKTTYPGGKQELDTFQFILADPSGKWYGEGLSDMVNNQIMFQRQIQFPNRVLTALKWSKVCVKPSWMVSMMLAFGWKKPSRTTFNIQVEFSTFNVVD
- the atpG gene encoding ATP synthase F1 subunit gamma; its protein translation is MPSLKETRTRITSVNSTMQITSAMKMVSAAKLKKAQDKITQMRPYASKLEEMLSHLAGTMADMENPLVVDRPVKRVLLIPINSNRGLCGAFNANVIKGVTKLIENDYSDAQVTLFPFGKKAYDWFKKSEWMYAGGSLGNPENNAQIYDDLSYENAASRFEPIMDAFAAGEFDEVVVVYNRFKNAATQITTVEKVLPVSPMEEEDASHEVDYIFQPDQEELLADLIPSALKTSFYKALLDSNASEHGARMTAMHKATDNASDMLSELKLTYNKARQAAITTEILEIVGGAEALKG
- the atpA gene encoding F0F1 ATP synthase subunit alpha, with product MAELKPAEVSAILREQLAGFKSETELEEVGTVLQVGDGIARIYGLNNVQAGELIEFNNGLQGIVLNLEEDNVGAVLLGPSTGIKEGDTVKRTNRIASINVGEGIVGRVVDALGAPIDGKGPIEGTTYEMPIERKAPGVIYRQPVNEPMQTGIKAIDAMIPIGRGQRELIIGDRQTGKTTVAIDTIINQKEFHDRGETVYCIYVACSQKASTVAQIVKKLEDAGAMAYTTVVAANASDPAPMQFYAPFAGAAIGEFFRDTGRPALIVYDDLSKQAVSYREVSLLLRRPPGREAYPGDVFYLHSRLLERAAKVIKDDAIAAQMNDLPEALRPLVKGGGSLTALPIIETQAGDVSAYIPTNVISITDGQIFLESDLFLSGVRPAINVGISVSRVGGSAQIKSMKKVAGTLKLDQAQYRELEAFAKFGSDLDAATTQVLEKGKRNVEILKQRENAPMSVENQIAIIYCGTKGLLSNVPVSRIKEFEVEYLNFLQDKHNSVLEQLKSGKISEEITDTLEKVAADLSAKYKED
- the atpH gene encoding ATP synthase F1 subunit delta, with the protein product MVASKVARRYAKSLLFLAMERGEQQAVFQQLQQVAKVAEENRDLRILLSSPVVQKDKKISILQTIFAGSFGELLNGFVSLLTKNNRESLLQQIAVAYMELYKAENKIVSAQVTTAIPMDDDFRQRIRGVVGALDSNEVEILEDVDAELIGGLKLRIGDIQVDASVARQLREIRNKLTNEDYIVKM
- a CDS encoding F0F1 ATP synthase subunit B, translating into MNPLVTPDLGLMVWTTLVFLILMFLLAKFAWRPILNAVKDREDSIRDALQAADKAREEMSALSAQNEVLLKEARAERDVMLKEARETRDKIVSEAKGAAKEEADKMISSARDAIQTEKAAAMAEVKNQVTELALQVAEKVLREELSSEARQKQLANDLVAEIKLN
- the atpE gene encoding ATP synthase F0 subunit C; its protein translation is MTIPGIAAIGAGLAVIGAGMGIGRIGGSAMDAIARQPEQTSKIQTNMIIAAALVEGVALFAVVVSFLVAG